The following is a genomic window from Myxococcales bacterium.
AGCACCTTTAAGCCCCTGGGATTGTATGGCAGGAAACCTTTTAAGAACTTCTTTTTTTGATAAAAAAGTGCTAGCTCCAAAGCGAGCATTCCCCGCAATTACATCGTAAATTTTTAAACCAACCCAGTAATAAAAAGATTCAAAACAACTATAGACAGGTGTCAATAAAGCTATCGGATGTGTTAAGTGAGGAGCATTGTGTAAAAAATATTTTCTTTCATGCAGTGCATCACGCACCAGTTCATATTCTTTCCAATCAAAGTGCTTGATGGCGTTTTCTAAGTAACGAACTCCTCCATGAATTAATTTAGTACTTCTGCTTGAGGTACCAAAAGCGTAATCATGACTGTCGATCAAAGCAGTCTTCAATCCTCGCGTTGCAGCATCAAGAGCACAACCCGCCCCTGTAGCACCGCCGCCTATGATCAATACATCAAAGTCTTGTTCCTTAAGTCTTTTGATCAACTGTTTACGAGTCAAACTCGAACTTGATTGTTTAGCGTCAGTATTGAGCGTATTATTCTGCATGCTCTTCGCCCTCGCTTTCAAACTTATCAAGCACATAATCTCTCAATAAGTGCGCGCTGTTAATATGGTTTTTTATCAATGAATTTTCTTTTCTCTACACAACCACCGAAACTATCGCCAAAAATCCCATACATGAGACGGTTGACAGGCAAATATGAAAAATCTAGTAAAAATTCCATATCTTAGTTTTCAATACAAAGGAAATTAGTATGAAAAAATATACTTTATCCGTTGCTATAATTTTATCATTTTGCTTTTCTGTACAGGCTTCCTACAAAATAGAAGTTTGCAAAATTCGCCTTACAAAAATACTCGGTATAGAAGAAAGTTTCACTAATGCTTGGCACATCTTTGTGCGAGGAGAAACTCCACTTAAGGTCAATGTGCTCAGCTACGATCCGATTAACAAAGATGAAATAGCATCGATATTAGCCGGGCAAAATATGAATTCTAGAGTTGCTAACGAAAACTATAAGGATGCTAAATGTGAAACCGTCCTTCATACCATTTTAAAAGCTAACTATGAAAAGTTATGGGCAACTATCGATAATCACTACAAAGAAGCCACTAAGGCTTCTTATAACCTCTATAGCCACAACTGCGGTCACGTAGCCAAACAAGCGCTCGAAAATGCTGATTTAGCCTTTCCTTTTTTTAATATAAATAATCAAGAATTAAGCGCTCCTATCAAAAGGGTGCTCCAAGGTCAAACTGACTGGAGCCAGCCCAATGAAGCGATTGAAGCTTCTGCCGCTCTTATCGGTACGGCTGCAAACATGTTCACTCAAAATCAATCTGGTGAAGCAAACAAAAACTGCAACATACAATAGAAAAATCTACTTATTTAAACATTATTTGTGATTTATTTTTGCTTGATTGATAATAATATTGGTTTATAGTTTTATAAGGCAAATCAATGTCAAAAATTATTTCACTTATAGGAAATGAGCTCGATTCCAGCACGCGACTGGTCGAGTTTAGCCAACTAAAAAATTCATATATTTCCAGTGATTTTGACCCGCAGCTCTATGAGTCAAATAATATTTTGCCTTCCTTTGTCTATGGAAATTTAGTTGATACGGAAACTATCTATAAAAATCTCAATATCAACAACAAAAATATACTCCTAAGTCGAGAGTCTCTTTTGATCGGCCATTTTCTTAGTGTGGGAGACACAGTAAAACTCAGAACATTCCTTAAAGACGCTTATGAGCAACAGGCAACCTCAAATCCAATCGGTTTTATTATTCTTGAAACCATCGCCTCAATAAAACAAGAAATTGCATTTTATGCCGAGCGAGTTTTGGCAATTCGCGGTGGCTTTAATCGAGGTAGAGCATGAAAAAATATTGGGATAGCGTAGAAATAGGCCACAAACTTAAAGTTGCTCCTAAAAAACCTATAACCCGTCTACAGATTGCGCGCTTTGCAGCAGCATGTGATGATTTTTCTCCCATGGGCCTTGATGAAGAGTATGCCAAAAGCGCAGGACTTGGCAGTGTCTACGCCCCAGGCATCATAGCTCTTGGAATAATTGAAGAAGGTCTAAAAACCTTTGCTCAAAATATGTCGATCACGACCCTGAGCACAACCTTTCAAAGACTTATTTGGCCATGCGATGTTTTGAGTGCGAAAGGAGTTATCGTGCGGCGCTACCGCAAAAATGATGAACATCGCGTGCAATTTTCTGTCTGGGTAGAAAACCAAAATGGTGATGTTGTTGTGAAAGGACAGGCCATTTGTCTTTTATTCAAAAACGCTCAAGAAGAATCTCACCTAGGGAGCGAGAAGGAGCCTCAACTTTCTCAAGCCTCATACGCCGAGCTTGTGAAACGTTGCGAACAAGTAACTAACCGTCGCCCAGCACAAAAGACGACCAAGGTTCCTCAAAAAGAAATCGCCTAGACCTGGGATGTTTGCCCAAGAAACTGTTTTGAAATTAATTTTTCTCTAAGCTGAGAAAGCATTTTGAAAATGTTTAGCCCTGTCATTTTAGTTGGGTGAAGTGATTTTTTTCTTTGATAATCACGTTTAAAAATGAGCAATGATTTTTTTTGATCTATTAAAAGAGCTTCACAATTTAAAGCAAGCAAGTGCATTGTGCACGGTGGTTGCTATCAGCGGATCAACTCCCAGAAAAGCTGGCGCTAAAATGCTGGTTCTAAACGATGGTACAAGCTTCGGAGACATAAAAGGAAGCATTGGAGGAGGAGCAATCGAACATCATATTCGTAAACAAGCTCTTGAAGCACTCAAAGAAAATTCTTCCCGATTGGTAACTACTTCGCTCCGCAATGAACTTGGTATGTGCTGTGGAGGAGAAATGACCGTCTTTATAGAGCCTATCGCACAAAAGCCTCGATTTATCTGTTTTGGTGCTGGTCATATAGCTCAGAGTTTATGCCCTCAGGCTCTTTCTCTAGATTTTAATGTGTTTCTTCTCGATCATCGAAAAGATCTCCTGACGCTCCCATGTTTTGAACATGTTCAAGAAAAAATCTGTGATTCCTCAATTTTTTCTATCGAAAATTTGCAAATTTGTGAGCATGACTACGTTGTGGTGACAAGCCATGATCACCAGCTTGATCAAAGCATTGTAGAAGCTGTGCTCAAGTATCCCACAAAATTTCTTGGACTGGTGGGCTCTAAGCGAAAAGCTCTCATGACTCAAAAACGCTTGCGGGCAAAAAATTTGGATGAACAGCAGATTGCCCGTCTACGATGCCCTGTAGGACTTGATATTTACGCTCAAACTCCCCAAGAAATTGCTTTTTCAATTCTTGCTCAAGTCATCATGGTAAAAAATGAAAACACAAAAAATTATAGCCTTAATTGCGGCAGCAGGTCACAGCAGACGAATGGGCTTTCCCAAAGTTCTTTTACCCTATGATGGCGATAATATAGCTATCTCTCCCTTAAAATTCTTATGGGCTTTGAGGATCAAAACTTTTCTCACACTGCCGGATTTTTTGTTGCACAATAAACAATTTTGTGACTACCTATCGATGTTTGACATTCTCATTAGAGCGAATCGTTATCCAAATCTAGGCTTCAGTGGTTCCATCAAAACGGTGTTAGCGGAAAACAAAAAAACTCAAGGTTTATTGATCTTTCCCATTGATGCTCCTTTTTTTTCTCGCTCTCTTTTAAACGCTTTTATCACCACGATCGATTTTAATTGGCCAATAATAGCTGTTCCGCATTTTTATCAAGCTGCAGGACATCCAGTCTATTTTTCCGAGCATTTTTTTAAAGCACTTATTCATGCCGACAGCATCGGTGGGCCGCATGCTGTGATCAGGCGCAATAAAAAATACGTGCGTCGAATCTTATGGCCCGACTCACGTATTTTATGGAACTTGAATTATCAAAAAGATATAAACTCTAGCATTAAAGCTCAGGTGTACTATCTATAACTCTAAGAGAATGTTTTAAAATGCTTGATTTGATCACGTGCTCTGCTTTGGCTTACAAAAAATGATTTTCAAGACACCCATCTCACTCGATTGTTCAATATTTTTGCTCTCAGCTTTTTTCTGGATTGCTTAGTTGTTTGGCTTATAATCAAAACCTGCTTTAAAATTAAAACCCAAGACTTTTCCGGAAACATCCAGCTGTACCGCACCAATCACGGGCAAGCTATCGTGTACTTTCATCTTAACTTCTAGGTTTTCGATCTTCGCTCCTTTAGAATATAAAACGTAAACTGAAGGGTTAGATGATTCTGGTGGTTGATAATCGGTGTCGATGTTAAATATTCTTGTCTTTGCACAATCTTCATAGAGATTGTCGTCTGCATCCTTGGCATCGTCTGTTCCGTGATAATCAAGTTCGAAACCACCAAAAGCCATCGGATGATTTCCCATCAAGTCTTCTATAAAGTTGTCAGCAAATACTTGCTCAGGCACAAGCAAGGCGATGCTTCCTTGTTGATGGCCTTTGAAACGTACTTTCATATCATAGGTAATTTCTACTACATAACCTGGACCACCTGGAGCATCCGGCATGTATTCTTTCACAATCGCATTAGCTCGACCTTCTTTGATAACCCACGAAGAACGGCCAGAGGATTTATTTAGTGTATAGCCAGCCTCTTCTCCAGTAGGATTACTCACAGGATCGTCGGTAGTGATGCTTGCTAAAACTGTTCCATCACCTCCGTCACTCATAACTGAAATATTAGCAAATGAAACTATAGAAAAAATTGACCCCAGAACTATTAAAAATGATTTTTTCACCTATTCCCCCCGAGAATCCAAACAGCTCTTGACAGTCTGTTTGGCTTTTGGGGGAGTTCGAGAAGCTAATCGTTCTATGAAAAATAAATTATTTTTTTAAAAACCAGATTGCAAAATTGGCATCGCAGCGGCGAAGGATGCTCCTGGTGTAAATGCATCATAGCCAAGCTTTTTTAAAATTATTTCCAAAGTCCCAAAAATACCGATCAGATCTATCTCATCCACATATCCCATATGCCCAATACGAAAAATTTTTCCTTTAAGCTGCCCTTGTCCACCCGCAATGGTCAGGTTGGCATGATTCATCAAAGCTTTATAAATGGCATTATCGGGCAAGATCTCAGGACTTATCACGCTGGTAATAGATTCACTGGGAGCTTTAGCAAATAACTTAAGCCCTAGAGCTGTCATTGCTACGCGAGTAGCATGCGCCAGCCGAGCGTGTCTTTGAAAAATTTTTTCGCGCCCCTCCTCTTTCATTATCAGCAATGCTTCATACAAACCCATAATCAAAGACACCGCCGGCGTGTAAGCCGTCTGGTTAGATTCTTGGGCTTTTTTTTCTTTGACCAGATTAAAATAAAATTTTGGTAGATTTGACTGAGACTGTCTCGCCCAGGCTTTTTCGCTGGCCCATACAAAACCTAGACCAGGGGGCAACATCAAGCCCTTTTGCCCTCCTCCTACCAACAAATCGATGTGCTGTTGCTCTGGAGCAATATCCCACACTCCTAAAGCTGTCACCGCATCTATCACCAGCAAACAATCAGATTTTTCCTTTACCAGCTGGGCTACAGCTTCATAAGGATGTCTTACGCCAGTTGAAGTTTCGCTGGCTACCAAGATCACGCCCCGCGCTTGCGGGTAAGCCTTAAGCGCCTGCTCAACTTTATTAACATCAAGTGCTTCCCCCCAAGCAACTTCGATAGCGATAGCGTTAAGACCAAAGGCTTTGCTCATATTGAACCAATTTTCGCCAAATTTTCCGCCTGTTACGCATAGAACCGTATCGCCGGTAGAGAAAAAATTTTCGATCGAAGCTTCAAATGCTCCCGTACCTGAACATGATAAAATCAGAGGCGCATATTTAGAATTCAGCAGCCACTTTAAGTTTTCACGGCATTCAAAAAAAATCTTCTCAAATTGAGCGGTACGATGATGAATAATGGTTTTACTCATTTCTTTAAGAACGCGATCTGGAACAGGAGTGGGGCCTGGGGCCAATAAACGGTACTTCATGACTCTTCCCTTTTTTGAGAATTTATTGCGAACTGCATGATGGCACATCGCCAAAATTTACAACAGAGCTGATAGCCTTAATAACGACAAACTCAGAGTGTTTAAAAAATATTTTTTTATCAACTTCGAAATTATTTTTGGCAGGTACTGGTGCCGCATCTAAATTTTTATCTGCCTTCTGCTACAAAGTTGCCATTTTTTTCACACACAACTCGATTATATTGTAACGGCAACAACTCAATTCTGTTTAGCATTCAAAGATGAGATTTGTTGCTTCCAATAATAATTGGCATCTGGGTGGCTGTGTTTATTGATATTTCCTTGCTCAACTAAAAACCCTAGCACCATTTGCAGATAGTGTATCAAAGCCTCTTGGTACTCTAAAGGATAGTTCGCTATATACTGGTTGATAAAATAGATATTGGCATCGATAGATATCTTGCAAAGTTCTGCATTAAAATGATCCTTTGCGCATTTACCAAAGTTACTGCTCGAATAAAATAATAATTTCTCCATCTCATAAGCGATGATACGACCCTTTTCTACGCTACCCATAAATGTCTCATTATCAATGAAACTGATAAGTCCACTATTTTTATCGTAGAAAACATTAGCCCAGTGAGCATCGCCATGGGTTATGGTCCGGTAATATTCCAAGACATGCTTAGGATCAAATTGGTGAGGCAGCGAGTTTCTATCCATAAAATACTGATGAATAAATGCTAAAGCTTTGGCAAAATCTTTGAGAGCCAAGGCAAGCAGGTTAAAATCTTTTTTAGCAAATATGCTTGCTAGATCTTCTCCTTTGGCTGCTTCGATCAAATAAAAATAATTTTTATCTCTTGGCAAAGAATATGAAGGAACACCAAAATTAGTTATAACTCCAAGATTCGAAGATTTTTCTTCAGAATAGGAAAAAAAATAGTGCGGAATAACAATGGCAATATCATGTGGAAAGTATGAAAATATCTTTCTATTCATATTCAAAAAGGCCAGATTCTTAATTTCTCCACTATTGGCACCATTCACCTCTTTTAAAAACCAACGAGAATTATTTATGTTTTTGGCACATGCAGGCTTAATTTTTATTTCGGCGATAAATTGTGCGAAATAGCTACTTATGGGATGCACCTCACTATCAACACAGGCATAGGAATTATTTGCGTTTACCGTTGCGTTGAAAAAATTATGCTCAAATGCAAAATCAACAAAAAAGTCTTCTACTGTTTCCTTTGATAAGCGTGGATAGATGTTAGTCTCAATAATTTTGGGTTCATTAAAATTAAGGACTGAAACCCTGCCATGCTGTTCTAGGAATGCAGGCTTAAAATTATCGAGTTTTTCTTTGCCAACAAATTCACTCAACGAATAGGCTTGATTGTATCCAGCAATTGAAGCTTGATTATATGCCATTAACACATTGATATTTAAATAAAAAAATATCATCAGCTTGATAATAAAAGCATTATTCATAATTCATCACAACAAAATTAATTCCCTCCCTAACTAACAATAAGACTTAACAAATTCATTCAATCTGCAGAATTCTTTAGATCAAATAGCGATGCTTGCTCATATTTTTGGATTCTGCTGATAATTTGCCTAATAGGACTGGCGAGATTATGTTTGCCACCTTAATACGAATCCATGACAATACTTCACACCATCACTGAACTCAAACAAGGCGCGTTCTTTCAATCACCTTTTAGTCTTGCTGCTTTAAAAATTAATGGCCCGGATGCCAAAGATTTTCTGCAACGCATGTCTTCTGCTAATCTTTCAAAGCTTACTCAAAAAACATCTCAGACCACATGCTTTCTCAACAAGTACGGGCGGCTTATCGACAGAGTCTTGGTTATTATCAATGAAGACGAAGATGACAGTTATTTTTTAGTTAGCAGTTTTTATGAGCCTAAAAAATTACTTGATTGGCTTGAGCAATTTCATTTTATAGAAGATTTTTCCCTATCCATTCATCATCAAAAAGCATACGTGGTTGTTGCTCATTCAAATACTATTTCCGCTGCGAAACTATGGTGTTCTCAATCAAAGCTGCACCTCACTTTTTTTGTGCAGTTTGATTCAAATTATCCTCCACTCAGCGCAAGTGAGTGGGAGAGCTTACGCATTGCATGCTCTATGCCTTGGCACAAGGAAATCACTACTCGCTTCATGCCCCAGGAAGTCGGCCTTTTATCGGATATTTCTTTGGATAAAGGATGTTACGTGGGACAAGAAGTCATAGCAAAAGCGATCACCTACCAAAAAAATCCCAAATTTTTACAGGGGGTTGAGCTAAGCAAAGACGATTGGCACAAGGCCCACACACATGAAGCAATAGGTGACAGTAAAAACGAAATTATCTCCTTGGCACCATGTTTTAGTGAATCTTTAATCAATGCATTAACACTTGTTGAAAAGAGTTCTTTGGCAAAAAATTAAATTTATTTTAAATAAGTTGCTAAAAGTTGCTTGACGATTCTTAAGACAGACATTAATAGAAAGAACTTGATTGGCAGGGTTGTTAGCTCAGTTGGTAGAGCACCGGACTTTTAATCCGATGGTCCCGAGTTCGAGTCTCGGACAACCCACCAAAAAACTAAGGCCTTCTTTTGGAAGGCCTTTTTATTTACTCATAATAGCCAAAAAGCTGTTACGAGCAGCAATCTCTTGCATAAAATTATCACCACCATAACCATCCGACTGAAAGTTCAGCCATGATAGGAATTTTTGTTATGCCATAATATGCGGAAGTCAAATAATCTGTGTAGTATCCCATCTTTTCTTTTTTGCTTAGTAAAAACTCCCACTCAAATCCCACACCAAAAGAGACCAAATATCCAAAATCATAGGTTGTCTCATAACCAATCATGAGTGAAGGTGTTAAGGCCCATGCAGGTTCATCTTGCCCAATCCAACTCATGCCAGCGCGCCCAAGTGCTTCAATGTACCATCCATCTAAAGAGTCATACTCATGAAAATTAGTTCTAATCCCAGCACCGAGATTAAAGCGCTTGATTGCAAAAAAGTTCATTTCCTCTCGTTCTGGGTGATAAAAAGGAAACTCAATCGTGTTTTGATAACTAGGCGATACGACCAATGAGAAATTTCGTGCCAAACCCAGTAAAAACCTGCCCTCAAAGGTCATGGAGGTTATCCCTGCTAAGTTAAATGAGAATCCAATAGGCCTTTCATAAGGCACGACATAGGGCTTGGTTATGTATTTATTTTTCATTTCTTCTTGCTGTGCAGATAAGCCAAAGCTCAAAAAACCAAAAAGAACTAAGAAGAATTTCATAGCAAAACGTTCCATTGTAAAAGACCTGCCGCAAAGTATACATTTAATAAATTTGGCTTAATTTCATAAAAAAGCAAGTTTGCACAGCTAGGCTTAGTTTTTATGTCAGCAGCAGTGAATTCGCCAAAGCCAACAAAAATTAAATTAATTGCCCAAAATGAACCCGAGCAAAAAGCTCGCTCCCTAGTTATTAAAACCCCCATGACAACTAAAGACAGGTGAATAATATGCAATTACGCTTGAGGTGACCGATGAAAAGGCTTTCATTATTACTTGTTTATTTATTTCCTTACATAGTGCTAGCTTCTTTAAGCACCTTAGTGCTTTCCAATTGTGTCTCTTTCCGTTCCTCTATAAGCAGCTCAATAACTCCTCTTGTTGAACAGGATAAGCTTAAAAACGGCCTCTCGCTCTATCTCATGCGCCATACTTCCCCTAAAAATCGATGTTTTCTACGCCTCAACGTAAAAGTGGGAAGTTTTCACGAATCCAAAGATGAAAATGGCATTGCACATCTTATTGAGCACCTCGCGTTTGAAAACCGATTGCCGGACTCCAAAAAAGAGCTGGCCCTTTGGTTCCAAGAACAAGGCATGAGCTTTGGCTCAGATATCAATGCTTACACCACGGTCGATCATACGGTCTTCCACATGAACCTCAACAATTGTGAAGAGCAAAGTATTAGAGACGGGCTTAAAATTTTTCATAGCTTTCTGAATAAAATTAATTTTGATGATGATCTGATAAAAAAACAAAAACTAATTATTGATGAAGAAGAAAGGCACTACAAAAATAGCATTAGCAAGCTCAACGAAACTATTGCGCAGAAACTATTTGCAGGAACGCTTTTCGAAAATAATTTCGTTTTGGGAGAAAAAAATATCCGAAACGCTATTACAAAAGAAATGCTCATAAATTTTCATCAAAAATTCTATCAACCTAGCAATGCCCAAATAATTATTGTGGGAGACATCAATAAAGCACATTTAAAAAATGAAGTAACTACTCTTTTTGGTAAGCTAGAAAATACTCAGCCCATTTCAGCACTCGATCGCGGAACTCCTTCTTATAAAGAGCCTGTATTTATTGCCCCAAGTTCAGAAATTAAATCAGTAGAAACAGTTTTTATTTTGCAGCCCAAGAAATTTAATTTGGCTGAGTTTAATTATGAAAGTTTGCAAAAAAAATTAAGCTTTGAGCTCGCTATCAGTATGCTTTCTGAAAGCATAAATAAAAAATCTGCAAAACAAGCAGATGACGAACTGCGACCAGCAGAATTTTATGGATTTTTTGATAACTATCAACAACCAGAGCTCAGTCTTAGAGTATCAAGTACCCTAGAAGATCAAACAAGTGCGTTCAGTCGGGCTTTTGCCCCCTTAAAACGAGCCCTCGATCACGGATTTAGTCAGGAACAATTCAATAGAGCCCTCAATATTGAGCTCGATAATCTAGAACAAAGTATTGTCCAAGAATCTAATTTGCAATCAAGTAATTGGGCGCAAAGAATTCTTAACTATATCAATCAAAGAGGGCCACTGAGCGATGCCAAAACATTGGCAACAGTATCGAAGAATATTTTAAAAAAGATATCCATAAGCGACTGTCAAAAAGCACTTTGGAATGCATTTAATAAATCTAATCATTATTTATTTTCATTCGGTGATATAGAAAATAACGAAGAAAATATAGACAAGCTACAGCGCATACTGTCTGACTCTTTGTCTCAAAAAAGCAAATCTCTTAAAGAAAATAAACACTCTCAAATAAAATTTTTGTATGCAGTCACAAACGCTACAGCAAAAATTAAAAAGCAAGAATATTTTAAAAACATCGATAGCCATTTAGTACAATTTGCCAACGGCACTCGACTGATTGTCAAAAATCTTCCTTTTAAAAAAGACACTATTTTGCTGCAAATCAATAATGATCGAGGTCTTGCCTCTATGAATCAAATGGAACGAGCCCATATGGAATTGGAAGGCTCAGTACTTTTAAATGGAGGACTCAAGAAACATACTTGGAAAGACATAGGCAAATTGATGCAGGATAAACAGCTCAAATTGTGGTTTAACAGCTCTCTAGAGCATCTCAGCTTATCAAGTGTGGTGCGACCAAAAGATTTTCTTTTTGATCTTGAGCTTACTCGCGCCTATATCACCGATGCTGATTTTAATATCAATGCACTCAAGCAAGGAAAAAAACAGCTCCAACAAAATTATGAGGAAAGTAAACTATCTTTGGGTTGGCCTTTGCAGGTTGATTTCCCCTCGTTGTTAAGCAAGCACGACCCCCGCGCCTACCGCGCTCCATTATCCTTGATATCAAATATCTCAAGAGAAGACCTTCTTGAGTGGCACCGTAATTGGATTAAAGAGCGTCCTCTTAGCATTACCATCGTGGGTGATATCGATGTAGATAAAGCCATAAAAGAAGTAGGCATGGTATTTGGTTCTCTACCAAAACCACATGCAAAAATATTTGAAAAGCCTCAGCCTATTACATATGAGAAAAATATCCATCGCAGCTATAATACTAAAGCCTACGATGAAGCATCTCGAATCATTATTCGCTATCCCCTTGATATCAATACAGAAAATCAATATTTGCTGCCTTTGGCCAAAAATCTTATTCAAGAAATTTTATGGTTCAAATTGCGTGAAGAACAGCGAGCTATTTACTCTCCCCAAGTTTATGCTGCGACCGACGCATACGGACTCATGCAAAATATTTTAGATGTCTTCTTAATAGCCCAAAAAGATAAGGTTCAGGAGATTAAGAAAAGCGCGATCGACATCATACATAAATTGGCTGCAAATGGAGTCTTACCCGAGCAGTTGAATAGCGCTAAAGCTGCACTGATAAATTATCTCAAAGGAAATAATGAAGATTTAACATATTGGCTTGATTATTTGACGTCTAATCAAAATCAACTTGCCAAACTTAAGCCCCCGCAAGATGATGTAAAACACGTTGAAAAAATTGACCTCAAAGAGATGAATAATTATTTAAAAATATATTTTCTATCTTCAAACAACTCAACGGCAATTATCAACTCAACCACTAAAAAACCATAGGACTGAGTAAAAATGATATTAGATCTCATCACCAATATGAATGATTTTTTATGGAATAAAATCGTATTATGGTTTCTATTATTGGCTGGTTTATTTTTCACTTTGTATTTACGTTTTGTCCAGGTGCGTTTCCTAAAACAATCCATCGTTGCTCTTTTGGGCAGCAATAAAACTGGCATAAAACAAATCTCTTCTTTCCAAGCTCTCTGCACAAGTCTTGCTCAACGTGTAGGCACTGGTAATCTTGCAGGCGTGGCTACTGCTATAACTTATGGCGGTCAAGGCGCAATTTTTTGGATGTGGATCACTGCTATTTTAGGTGCTTCCACCTCATTTGCAGAATGCACACTGGCACAGGTTTTTAAAGTCAAAAGAAAAGACGGCTCATTTTATGGTGGCCCTGCTTACTATATTCATATAGGCCTGGGTTCAAAAACTATTGCAGCAATTTTTAGTGTGTTTATGATCGTTGCTTTTGGTTTTGTTTTTAACGGAGTACAAAGCAACACTATCGCTCAAGGCCTATTAAGCGCTTTCTCTTTGAACCCGCTCATATGCGGGATCCTTCTTGCCCTTGGTGCAAGCGTTATTATTTTTGGTGGCCAACAAAAGATTGCTCAGATAGCAGCCAAACTCGTGCCGTTCATGGCTTTATTTTATTTGTCGCTTACCCTCATAGTTATGCTCAGCCACTACCATGAAATTCCACTATTAATTGGCAATATTATTGATGATGCCTTTAGTTCAGAAGCGCTCGTTGGAGGCTTGGTAGGTCACAGCATCAAAGATGCTTTTCGCTACGGAGTTGCAAGAGGGTTATTTTCTAATGAAGCAGGTTGGGGGTCGGCACCAAATGCAGCCGCTAGCGCAGCGGTTGATCATCCTGTGCAACAGGGCATTGTACAGATGCTTGCTGTTTATATCGATACACTCTTCATTTGTACATCAACAGCATTCTTGATTCTACTGGCACCAGGTATCGATATGAATGCAAGTGGCATTGTTTTAACTCAAAACGCAGCCCTTATTCATTTTGGTACTTTCGGACACTTTTTTATCGCTATCGCCATTATCTTTTTTGGCTTCACAACTATTTTAGGCAACACTTTTTATGGAGAATCAAATATTCGATTCATGAGCAATAAAAAAATATACATCACTCTCTACCGTATCAGTGTCTTGTTGGTAGTAATTTTTGGTGCTCTGGCTCAAGTCCCTCTCATCTGGCAAATGGCCGATTTTATCAGTGCCTTTATGGCAATTATC
Proteins encoded in this region:
- a CDS encoding insulinase family protein, which translates into the protein MKRLSLLLVYLFPYIVLASLSTLVLSNCVSFRSSISSSITPLVEQDKLKNGLSLYLMRHTSPKNRCFLRLNVKVGSFHESKDENGIAHLIEHLAFENRLPDSKKELALWFQEQGMSFGSDINAYTTVDHTVFHMNLNNCEEQSIRDGLKIFHSFLNKINFDDDLIKKQKLIIDEEERHYKNSISKLNETIAQKLFAGTLFENNFVLGEKNIRNAITKEMLINFHQKFYQPSNAQIIIVGDINKAHLKNEVTTLFGKLENTQPISALDRGTPSYKEPVFIAPSSEIKSVETVFILQPKKFNLAEFNYESLQKKLSFELAISMLSESINKKSAKQADDELRPAEFYGFFDNYQQPELSLRVSSTLEDQTSAFSRAFAPLKRALDHGFSQEQFNRALNIELDNLEQSIVQESNLQSSNWAQRILNYINQRGPLSDAKTLATVSKNILKKISISDCQKALWNAFNKSNHYLFSFGDIENNEENIDKLQRILSDSLSQKSKSLKENKHSQIKFLYAVTNATAKIKKQEYFKNIDSHLVQFANGTRLIVKNLPFKKDTILLQINNDRGLASMNQMERAHMELEGSVLLNGGLKKHTWKDIGKLMQDKQLKLWFNSSLEHLSLSSVVRPKDFLFDLELTRAYITDADFNINALKQGKKQLQQNYEESKLSLGWPLQVDFPSLLSKHDPRAYRAPLSLISNISREDLLEWHRNWIKERPLSITIVGDIDVDKAIKEVGMVFGSLPKPHAKIFEKPQPITYEKNIHRSYNTKAYDEASRIIIRYPLDINTENQYLLPLAKNLIQEILWFKLREEQRAIYSPQVYAATDAYGLMQNILDVFLIAQKDKVQEIKKSAIDIIHKLAANGVLPEQLNSAKAALINYLKGNNEDLTYWLDYLTSNQNQLAKLKPPQDDVKHVEKIDLKEMNNYLKIYFLSSNNSTAIINSTTKKP
- a CDS encoding nucleotidyltransferase family protein, which produces MKTQKIIALIAAAGHSRRMGFPKVLLPYDGDNIAISPLKFLWALRIKTFLTLPDFLLHNKQFCDYLSMFDILIRANRYPNLGFSGSIKTVLAENKKTQGLLIFPIDAPFFSRSLLNAFITTIDFNWPIIAVPHFYQAAGHPVYFSEHFFKALIHADSIGGPHAVIRRNKKYVRRILWPDSRILWNLNYQKDINSSIKAQVYYL
- a CDS encoding XdhC family protein, which produces MIFFDLLKELHNLKQASALCTVVAISGSTPRKAGAKMLVLNDGTSFGDIKGSIGGGAIEHHIRKQALEALKENSSRLVTTSLRNELGMCCGGEMTVFIEPIAQKPRFICFGAGHIAQSLCPQALSLDFNVFLLDHRKDLLTLPCFEHVQEKICDSSIFSIENLQICEHDYVVVTSHDHQLDQSIVEAVLKYPTKFLGLVGSKRKALMTQKRLRAKNLDEQQIARLRCPVGLDIYAQTPQEIAFSILAQVIMVKNENTKNYSLNCGSRSQQTNGLSQSSFTL
- a CDS encoding alanine--glyoxylate aminotransferase family protein; the encoded protein is MKYRLLAPGPTPVPDRVLKEMSKTIIHHRTAQFEKIFFECRENLKWLLNSKYAPLILSCSGTGAFEASIENFFSTGDTVLCVTGGKFGENWFNMSKAFGLNAIAIEVAWGEALDVNKVEQALKAYPQARGVILVASETSTGVRHPYEAVAQLVKEKSDCLLVIDAVTALGVWDIAPEQQHIDLLVGGGQKGLMLPPGLGFVWASEKAWARQSQSNLPKFYFNLVKEKKAQESNQTAYTPAVSLIMGLYEALLIMKEEGREKIFQRHARLAHATRVAMTALGLKLFAKAPSESITSVISPEILPDNAIYKALMNHANLTIAGGQGQLKGKIFRIGHMGYVDEIDLIGIFGTLEIILKKLGYDAFTPGASFAAAMPILQSGF
- a CDS encoding MaoC family dehydratase N-terminal domain-containing protein; translated protein: MKKYWDSVEIGHKLKVAPKKPITRLQIARFAAACDDFSPMGLDEEYAKSAGLGSVYAPGIIALGIIEEGLKTFAQNMSITTLSTTFQRLIWPCDVLSAKGVIVRRYRKNDEHRVQFSVWVENQNGDVVVKGQAICLLFKNAQEESHLGSEKEPQLSQASYAELVKRCEQVTNRRPAQKTTKVPQKEIA